GCGCCGGTAGTACTGCTCGAACATCGGCCGCAGGGTCTGCTCCGCGTCCGGTTGGAGCGCGAAGTCCCGGCTGACCCGCCACAGGTGGCGCGTGTGGGTGGCGTCGATCGGCGTGAGGGCGTGGGTGAACCGGAAGGTGCAGGCGGGACCACCGCCGTCCTCGCCGGCCTCCCACCCGTCCACCCAGAGACCCGGAGTGACGAACTGCCCGAGCTCCCGCTGCCGGAACAGCGTGCCCGCCGGACGTCCCACCAGCTCGCTGTGCCAGGCGGTGAGCTCGGCCGGCGGGTAGTCGCGGGAGAACGACACACTCGTCTCGCTGACCTCGACGTCGAGCCGGGGCGGCGCTGAACGCAGGACCGGCGGGGCGAAGTCGGGGTCGACCACCGTGATGTGGCTGATGTCGGCGAAGTTCTCCTGCAGCAGGTCGATGGCCGCGTGGGTCTCCCACTGCGAGCCGAAGCTCGCCCAGGCCGGGTCGGCAAGCCACGGCACGGACGGCGCGGTGCGCAGTGAGGCTCGCGCCGGGTCGCCGAGCCACGCCCAGACGAAGGTGCCGTCGTCGTGCACCGGGAACGCCCGTACCCGCGCGCCGACCGGGATGCGGTCCTGGGTGGGCACTCGCACGCACGCCCCGGACGCGTCGTACGCGAAGCCCGTGTAGCCGGACACGATGGTGTCGCCGTCGACCCGGCCCAGGCTCAGCGGGTAGGGCCGGTGCGCGCAGCGGTCCTCCAGGGCGACGGCGCGCCCGTCGGAGACCCGGAAGAGGACGACGGCCTGGTCGACCGCGCGCCGACCGAGCGGAGTGCCGGTGACCTCGTCGGACGTCGCCGCGACGTACCAGCAGTTGCGGGGGTAGCTGCGGGACATGGCGCTCCTGGGTCAGCGGACGGCAGATCAGAGGTCGAGGGTCAGTCGGGCGGAATGGCACCGCGAGACACAGATCATCATGAACTCGTTCGAGGCCTTCTCGTCGTCGTTGAGCACCGAGTCGCGGTGGTCGACGTCGCCGTCCACGACCTCGGTCTCGCAGGTGCCGCAGACGCCCTCCAGGCACGACCCGAGCACGTTGGCGCCGGCCTCCTTGGCGACCTGGAAGACCGACTTGTCCGGCGGCACCTGCAGGGTCAGCCCGGACCGCTGGAGAACCAGCTCGAACGAGGAGTCCTCACCGGTCGCGCCTGGGTCGGATGCCTTGGGCGAGAAGCGTTCCAGGTGCAGGGAGCCCGGCGGCCACACCGTGCACCGCTCCTCGACGGCGGCCAGCAGTCCCTCCGGCCCGCAGCAGTAGACGACGGTGTCCGGGCGCGGCGTACCCAGCCACTCGTCCAGGTCGAGGAAGCCGGTCTCGTCCTGCGGGGCCAGGGTGACGTGGTCGCCGTACGCCTCCAGCTCGCTCAGGAACGCCATCGACGCGCGCTCGCGACCGCCGTACAGCAGGGACCACTGGGCACCGGCGGCGTGCACCTCGGCGATCATCGGCAACAGCGGCGTGATGCCGATCCCGCCGGCCACGAACAGGTACGCCGGGGAGGCCACCAGCGGGAAGTGGTTGCGCGGCCCGCGCACCCGGACCGTCCGTCCGGGCGCCAGCTGCTCGTGCACGTACGTCGACCCGCCGCGGCTGGCCGGTGCCCGCAGGACGCCGACCCGCCAGCTCGCTGCGTCGATCGGGTTGCCGCACAAGGAGTACTGCCGGGTGAGGTCGTCGTCGAGCAGCAGGTCGATGTGCGCCCCCGGCGTCCAGGCTGGCAGCGCCTCGCCACGCGTCGCCGTCAGCGTCAGCGACACCACGTCGGCGGCCACCACCTCGGCATCGCGCACGATCAGGTCGGCCTCGAACTCCTTGAGGGTCGTCCTGGTCTCGGTCATCGAGGCACTCCGTCCGGCCAGCCAATTCTCGTTCGGATCCGAACGATATCGAGCAGACGGCCTGCACGCAAGGCCCGGCAGGCGGTTCCGGCGGGGTCAGCCGGCGTCGGCGCTGCCGCCGACGGAGGTCGCGGCGACCGGCACGGGCGGAGCACCGGCCGGGTCGATCTCCTCCAGCCGCAGCACGACCTTGCGCAACGCGCGGGCCATGACCTTGAGCTCGTTGGCGGACAGGCCCGACGTCACGAACGCCTCCTGCTCGTTGAAGGCGGGGAACAGCTCCTCCATCAGCCGCCGCCCCCGCGGGGTCAGCGAGAGCAGGACCCGCCGGGCGTCGTCCGGGTGCACCCGGCGCTTGAGCAGCCCGCGCTTCTCGAGCGTGGTCGAGACGCCGGTCAGGGTGCCCTTGGAGATGCCGGCCTCGGCGGCCACGTGC
The window above is part of the Angustibacter luteus genome. Proteins encoded here:
- a CDS encoding aromatic ring-hydroxylating dioxygenase subunit alpha, encoding MSRSYPRNCWYVAATSDEVTGTPLGRRAVDQAVVLFRVSDGRAVALEDRCAHRPYPLSLGRVDGDTIVSGYTGFAYDASGACVRVPTQDRIPVGARVRAFPVHDDGTFVWAWLGDPARASLRTAPSVPWLADPAWASFGSQWETHAAIDLLQENFADISHITVVDPDFAPPVLRSAPPRLDVEVSETSVSFSRDYPPAELTAWHSELVGRPAGTLFRQRELGQFVTPGLWVDGWEAGEDGGGPACTFRFTHALTPIDATHTRHLWRVSRDFALQPDAEQTLRPMFEQYYRRVQAILETMQAVLDRDGPRPTVSVSADAAALQVRKIVRQMVADETPR
- a CDS encoding PDR/VanB family oxidoreductase encodes the protein MTETRTTLKEFEADLIVRDAEVVAADVVSLTLTATRGEALPAWTPGAHIDLLLDDDLTRQYSLCGNPIDAASWRVGVLRAPASRGGSTYVHEQLAPGRTVRVRGPRNHFPLVASPAYLFVAGGIGITPLLPMIAEVHAAGAQWSLLYGGRERASMAFLSELEAYGDHVTLAPQDETGFLDLDEWLGTPRPDTVVYCCGPEGLLAAVEERCTVWPPGSLHLERFSPKASDPGATGEDSSFELVLQRSGLTLQVPPDKSVFQVAKEAGANVLGSCLEGVCGTCETEVVDGDVDHRDSVLNDDEKASNEFMMICVSRCHSARLTLDL
- a CDS encoding MarR family winged helix-turn-helix transcriptional regulator, which produces MAGQHTLHETERAIEEQLGSLPIDMAAMAGVGNIYRAAGAVRNHLERTVLAPHDLTWTGWVVLWVVWVWKDVETRHVAAEAGISKGTLTGVSTTLEKRGLLKRRVHPDDARRVLLSLTPRGRRLMEELFPAFNEQEAFVTSGLSANELKVMARALRKVVLRLEEIDPAGAPPVPVAATSVGGSADAG